In Roseofilum casamattae BLCC-M143, one genomic interval encodes:
- a CDS encoding LmeA family phospholipid-binding protein: MGSFKLERIIGIQDMEGLTIILSSLLLLGSPAGLFAEQVGQSLLKSPFDRVETLKIRVDNAPTHRLLQGQAERVRIAGRGLWITPTFRLAAVDIETDAVDVNWQGDREPFSALDRPLQGGVRLVFSQEDINQWLRSPAVDKFLSNFGFNALPGGAAERFEGYRFANPNIDFQDNRVRLRVTLQQQMPEEGTEPFELAVVVESGIEIIQGWGLALVDPEISLNGNSVSALALEPIEEVIRERVDLRSLDRTPILLRFLQLNITPTQLEIAGFVRIEPPLSSSDRPDLEEES; the protein is encoded by the coding sequence ATGGGATCGTTTAAGCTAGAGAGAATAATTGGCATTCAGGACATGGAAGGATTAACCATTATCTTATCAAGCTTGCTGCTGCTTGGCTCGCCTGCTGGACTGTTTGCCGAGCAAGTTGGGCAATCTCTGCTCAAATCTCCATTCGATCGCGTCGAAACCCTAAAGATTCGCGTTGATAATGCTCCCACTCATCGCCTACTGCAAGGTCAAGCAGAACGGGTGAGAATTGCCGGACGGGGACTGTGGATTACCCCAACTTTTCGTCTGGCGGCTGTGGATATCGAAACCGATGCGGTGGATGTGAATTGGCAAGGAGATAGGGAACCTTTTAGTGCTCTGGATCGACCGTTGCAAGGTGGGGTTCGCCTCGTCTTTTCCCAAGAGGATATCAATCAGTGGCTGCGATCGCCAGCGGTCGATAAATTCCTGTCCAATTTTGGATTTAATGCCCTTCCTGGAGGAGCGGCAGAACGCTTTGAGGGCTACCGCTTCGCAAACCCAAATATCGACTTTCAAGATAACCGAGTCCGTTTGAGAGTTACCCTGCAACAACAGATGCCGGAGGAAGGGACAGAACCCTTTGAACTCGCCGTCGTCGTTGAATCCGGAATTGAGATTATTCAAGGCTGGGGTTTAGCGTTGGTCGATCCGGAAATTAGTCTCAATGGAAACTCGGTCTCCGCTCTGGCTCTCGAACCCATTGAAGAAGTTATACGAGAGCGCGTCGATTTGCGATCGCTCGATCGCACCCCCATACTTCTACGCTTCTTACAGTTAAATATTACGCCAACTCAATTGGAAATCGCTGGATTTGTGCGAATTGAGCCACCTTTATCCTCTTCAGATCGTCCCGATCTAGAGGAGGAAAGCTAG
- a CDS encoding sensor histidine kinase, translating into MIGFFKTSLLRKLAICYSAVSLAIVVLVAGTAYTLARSSLKQSLIDRLQLATSLTQHEVDQWFTLQRQDALLLSQLPDLKSKTEKLLQPDDDRDRVYLNLKEILFEIAQVKSNIKIMSIVSSQGIVLVSTDTLLEKTYQPLGHLTTYVTDLKAPINPIFYNSVITNRKAITFVTPMYGNDDRRIGYISIELDLAEIDRFIQKPNRTNQGVHTYLIGRIGSENEFINSSSIHNRVNDLQLNSLAIDSALQGKNGLDLYVNHSNIPVLGLYRWLEDKNMALIAEISQEEGFYLAEKLAQNILIIGLFFLGIVWTLIYFVSRQIVKPVLEVSEAARKIAKGDLHWRVPVLGEDEMGKLAITFNVMVDKLNQSFHELEITNQQLEVKIRDSQIANRVKSDFISQMSHELRTPLNCILGFSQVLYEDSKMSDKHKSVIQSISKSGNELLFLINDVIDLSKMGEDTQARVLTTIDIVDFLEKLQSAIAPMLRQKGLQFRYEIDNSIPRSLQIDSDFLSRILRHLLENSINFTEKGGIAITCFGNDRQGDALPSLPSLEESLNSNTGDRDDLNWLTITVEDTGCGIETSELTSLFQPFTRQAQSKGFQSGMGLGLPICQTLVQRMGGKISVESQVNLGTTITVTVPFQPIYQPFELSDRDREHNSDLSSSSTYSIVSVETIQQELCELPQSWLNSLYDACCQADDEQVVELLEDLTDRHGEISRTFSELAVNYRLDKILEILEPCIEGDEKEVQSIAGSE; encoded by the coding sequence ATGATTGGATTCTTTAAGACTAGTCTCCTGAGAAAGCTAGCGATTTGTTATTCTGCTGTTTCCCTAGCGATCGTGGTATTAGTCGCGGGGACTGCTTATACCTTGGCGAGATCGTCTCTCAAGCAATCCTTGATCGATCGCTTGCAACTGGCCACCTCTCTGACACAACATGAAGTCGATCAGTGGTTCACCTTGCAACGCCAAGATGCCTTGCTCCTCTCGCAACTGCCCGACCTTAAATCCAAAACTGAGAAGTTATTGCAACCCGATGACGATCGCGATCGCGTTTATTTAAATCTGAAAGAAATATTGTTCGAGATTGCCCAGGTAAAATCAAACATTAAAATTATGTCAATTGTCAGCAGCCAAGGAATTGTCTTGGTTTCGACTGACACCTTATTAGAGAAAACCTATCAACCTCTAGGTCATTTAACTACTTATGTCACTGACCTAAAGGCTCCAATTAACCCGATCTTCTATAATTCAGTTATTACCAATCGCAAAGCCATCACATTTGTTACGCCAATGTATGGCAATGACGATCGGCGAATTGGTTATATCTCCATCGAACTTGACTTAGCCGAAATCGATCGCTTCATTCAAAAGCCAAACCGCACGAACCAGGGCGTGCATACTTATTTAATCGGTCGGATTGGCAGTGAAAACGAATTTATTAACTCCAGCAGCATTCACAACCGAGTTAACGATTTACAGCTCAATAGCCTCGCCATTGATTCAGCCTTGCAAGGAAAAAATGGTTTGGATCTTTACGTCAACCACTCGAATATTCCCGTATTGGGACTCTATCGATGGTTGGAAGACAAAAATATGGCACTGATTGCTGAAATCAGTCAAGAAGAAGGTTTTTATCTTGCTGAAAAACTCGCTCAAAATATTCTAATTATTGGGCTTTTTTTTCTGGGGATTGTGTGGACACTTATCTATTTTGTCTCGCGACAAATTGTCAAGCCTGTCTTAGAAGTTTCCGAAGCAGCACGAAAAATTGCGAAGGGCGACTTGCATTGGCGCGTTCCCGTACTCGGTGAAGATGAGATGGGAAAATTGGCGATTACGTTTAATGTCATGGTAGACAAGCTCAATCAATCGTTCCACGAACTGGAAATAACCAATCAACAGTTAGAGGTAAAAATTCGCGACAGTCAAATTGCGAACCGAGTCAAAAGTGATTTTATTTCGCAAATGAGCCATGAGTTGCGCACTCCTCTCAATTGCATTTTGGGTTTTAGTCAGGTTCTGTACGAAGATTCCAAGATGTCAGACAAGCATAAGTCCGTGATTCAATCCATATCGAAAAGTGGGAATGAATTATTGTTTTTAATTAATGACGTAATTGACTTGTCGAAAATGGGGGAAGACACTCAAGCGCGAGTATTGACAACCATCGATATTGTGGATTTTTTAGAAAAATTACAATCAGCGATCGCCCCCATGTTGAGGCAGAAGGGATTGCAATTCCGCTACGAGATCGATAATAGCATTCCCAGAAGCTTACAGATTGATAGCGACTTTCTCTCGAGAATTTTGAGACATTTACTCGAAAATAGTATTAACTTTACTGAGAAAGGTGGAATTGCTATTACGTGTTTCGGCAACGATCGCCAAGGAGATGCTCTCCCTTCCTTACCGTCTTTAGAAGAATCGTTGAATTCCAACACTGGCGATCGCGACGATTTAAACTGGTTAACCATAACCGTGGAAGATACCGGATGTGGAATTGAAACATCGGAACTCACCTCTCTATTTCAACCCTTTACTCGACAAGCTCAGAGTAAGGGGTTCCAGTCAGGAATGGGTTTGGGGTTGCCCATTTGCCAAACCTTAGTGCAGCGCATGGGCGGCAAGATTAGTGTGGAAAGTCAAGTGAATCTAGGTACAACCATCACCGTAACCGTTCCCTTCCAACCCATCTACCAACCCTTTGAATTATCAGATCGCGATCGAGAGCACAACTCAGATTTGTCCAGTTCTTCAACGTACTCGATAGTTAGCGTAGAAACCATACAACAGGAATTATGCGAGTTGCCTCAATCTTGGTTGAATAGCCTGTACGATGCTTGTTGCCAAGCTGACGACGAACAAGTCGTAGAACTATTAGAAGATTTAACCGATCGCCATGGAGAAATTAGCCGCACCTTCTCGGAATTGGCCGTGAATTATCGCTTAGATAAAATCTTGGAAATTCTCGAACCCTGTATTGAGGGCGATGAAAAAGAGGTACAGTCAATTGCCGGTAGTGAATAG
- a CDS encoding protein adenylyltransferase SelO, producing the protein MGYMPDNPFLRLDYQPILESLGDDYFDRVLAAEFPQHLLRWRNDDLLPQVGLDPSRVSDNHFIQAFGQFKGDRSFLALRYHGRQFGEYNPWLGDGRGFLYGQLRGRDGELYDLGTKGSGTTPYSRGADGRLTLKGGVREVLAGEMLHRLGVTTSRILSLVETGELLWRGDEPSPTRSSVMVRCSRSHIRFGTFERLHYLERSDLTQELLNHVIECYYPAPLPLVKPEAPREKYIRFYDELVQRMARLAAQWMAAGFCHGVLNTDNMSITGESFDYGPYAFIPHYDPQFTAAYFDYAGRYSYGNQPLVCSLNLELLSLALASVIPQSAMKQSLEQFNCHYDSHYRRLMLSRLGLEDLPESEGKELVALTLGLLKDTQNGYGQFFLGLRESFDRNWRIEIDAIPNWSAAGPSTLWQAWKTLYHRILSRTSEQELSQLEQRLQRANPRIILLREEIEAIWEPIAIENNWEPFNQFIQQLSD; encoded by the coding sequence ATGGGTTACATGCCAGATAATCCATTTTTGCGGTTAGACTACCAACCTATTCTCGAGAGCTTGGGCGATGACTATTTCGATCGCGTTTTGGCTGCCGAATTTCCCCAGCACCTACTGCGCTGGCGCAATGATGACCTGCTCCCCCAGGTCGGTCTCGATCCGAGTCGCGTCAGCGACAACCATTTTATCCAAGCCTTCGGCCAATTTAAAGGCGATCGTTCCTTCCTCGCCTTGCGCTATCACGGCCGTCAATTTGGCGAATACAATCCCTGGTTGGGCGACGGACGCGGGTTTCTCTACGGACAACTGCGCGGACGAGACGGAGAACTCTACGACCTGGGAACCAAAGGCTCGGGAACTACCCCCTACTCCAGAGGCGCAGACGGAAGACTCACCCTCAAAGGTGGGGTGCGCGAAGTTCTCGCCGGAGAAATGCTCCATCGCTTGGGAGTCACCACCTCGCGCATTCTCAGCTTAGTCGAAACCGGAGAATTGCTCTGGAGAGGAGACGAACCCTCCCCCACTCGCTCCAGCGTTATGGTTCGCTGCTCTCGCTCCCATATTCGCTTTGGCACCTTTGAACGCCTGCACTACCTGGAGCGATCGGATTTAACTCAAGAGCTTTTAAACCACGTCATAGAATGCTACTATCCCGCTCCCTTACCCCTCGTCAAACCGGAAGCACCCAGAGAAAAATATATCCGTTTTTACGATGAATTAGTCCAACGAATGGCACGGTTAGCTGCCCAATGGATGGCGGCCGGATTTTGTCATGGCGTGTTAAACACTGATAATATGTCAATTACCGGAGAGAGCTTCGATTACGGCCCCTATGCCTTTATCCCTCACTACGATCCCCAATTTACCGCCGCTTATTTCGATTATGCCGGACGCTACAGTTATGGCAATCAGCCCTTAGTCTGTTCGCTCAACCTGGAGCTATTAAGTCTCGCCCTCGCTAGCGTCATCCCTCAATCGGCAATGAAGCAGAGTTTAGAGCAGTTTAACTGTCATTACGACAGTCATTACCGGCGGTTAATGCTCTCTCGCCTCGGACTGGAAGACTTGCCCGAGTCTGAGGGTAAAGAGTTAGTCGCTCTCACCTTAGGACTGCTCAAAGACACCCAGAACGGATACGGTCAGTTCTTCCTGGGACTGCGAGAATCATTCGATCGCAACTGGCGCATTGAGATCGATGCGATCCCGAACTGGTCTGCAGCCGGGCCGAGCACCTTGTGGCAAGCTTGGAAAACCTTGTATCATAGAATTTTAAGCCGGACTTCAGAACAGGAGCTATCCCAGCTCGAACAACGGCTGCAACGGGCAAATCCTAGGATAATCTTGTTGCGAGAGGAGATCGAAGCCATTTGGGAACCGATCGCGATCGAGAATAATTGGGAACCATTTAATCAGTTCATCCAACAGTTGTCAGACTAA
- a CDS encoding RelA/SpoT family protein, translated as MKTIAKTQTPSFDLPLPSWLKACFLDPDPPSRAETSVEDCRIITEAFEFAYQLHKGQYRKSGEPYISHPVAVAGILRELGGSAPMVAAGFLHDIVEDTDVTPEELEALFGSEVRHLVEGVTKLSKFKFSSKTERQAENFRRMFLAMAKDIRVIVVKLADRLHNMRTLEFMPEEKQRAISLETREIFAPLAYRLGIGRMKWELEDLAFKYIEPQAYRDIGKLISEKRGDREARLDNVIEIITIRLEQIGITNADISGRPKHLYGIYRKMENQDKEFHEIFDIAGIRIITQTNDQCYRALAIVHDLFRPIPGRFKDYIGLPKPNRYQSLHTGVIGPTGRPLEVQIRTQEMHQVAEYGIAAHWKYKEGGSNYTQMTDTDEKFTWLRQLLDWQNDLKDAQEYLENIKDDLFEEDVYVFTPRGDVISLTSGSTPVDFAYRIHSEVGNHCTGARVNERMVPLGTRLNNGDIVEILTQKNSHPSLDWLKFVKTGGARNRIRQWYKRSHRDENLARGRELLEKEMGKKGFEALLKSEPMQLVAERCNYHSVDDLLAALGYGEMTLNLVVNRLREAIRATQPIETSEIPLGIENRDGGNSHRTSGSSSSDSGSPIIGIEGLLYHLAGCCNPIPGESIIGVVTRGRGISIHRQGCHNVENVEGDRLIPVSWNNKDSDSSCSTSYIVQVQIETIDRVGILKDILARLSDRGINVRNVNVQTSPGKPALINLGMEIRDRKQLEWVFTQIKNMSDVLNLRRLGQVEEVCHEHE; from the coding sequence ATGAAAACGATCGCCAAAACCCAAACCCCTTCCTTCGATCTCCCCTTACCGAGCTGGCTGAAAGCCTGTTTCCTCGACCCCGATCCTCCCTCGCGGGCCGAAACCTCAGTAGAAGACTGTCGCATTATCACCGAAGCCTTTGAATTTGCCTATCAACTGCACAAAGGTCAATATCGTAAATCTGGAGAACCCTACATCTCTCATCCCGTGGCCGTTGCCGGAATTTTACGGGAGTTAGGCGGTAGCGCTCCCATGGTTGCCGCAGGGTTCTTACACGATATCGTAGAAGATACCGATGTCACGCCGGAAGAACTCGAAGCTCTCTTCGGCAGCGAAGTTCGCCACCTGGTGGAAGGCGTCACTAAACTCTCCAAATTCAAATTCTCCAGCAAAACCGAACGGCAAGCCGAAAACTTTCGCCGCATGTTTCTGGCCATGGCGAAAGATATTCGCGTGATCGTGGTGAAACTGGCCGATCGCCTGCATAATATGCGTACCTTAGAGTTTATGCCCGAAGAAAAACAGCGGGCAATCTCCTTAGAAACTCGGGAAATTTTCGCCCCCTTAGCCTACCGCCTCGGCATCGGACGGATGAAGTGGGAACTCGAAGATCTGGCATTCAAATATATCGAACCCCAAGCCTATCGAGACATTGGCAAACTCATTTCCGAGAAACGAGGCGATCGCGAAGCCCGGCTGGATAATGTTATTGAAATTATCACCATTCGCCTCGAACAAATTGGCATTACCAACGCCGACATTAGCGGCCGTCCCAAACACCTGTACGGCATCTATCGGAAAATGGAGAATCAGGACAAAGAGTTTCACGAAATCTTCGATATTGCCGGCATTCGCATCATTACCCAAACCAACGATCAATGCTACCGCGCCTTGGCGATCGTCCACGACCTTTTCCGTCCCATTCCCGGTCGATTTAAAGACTACATCGGCCTGCCCAAACCCAACCGCTACCAATCCTTACATACCGGCGTCATCGGCCCCACCGGCCGCCCTCTAGAAGTGCAAATTCGCACCCAAGAAATGCACCAAGTCGCCGAATACGGCATTGCCGCTCACTGGAAATACAAAGAAGGCGGTTCCAACTATACGCAAATGACCGATACCGATGAAAAATTCACCTGGTTGCGGCAATTGCTCGATTGGCAAAATGACCTGAAAGACGCCCAAGAATATTTGGAAAACATTAAAGACGATTTATTTGAAGAAGATGTCTATGTATTTACCCCGCGCGGCGATGTTATTTCCCTCACTTCCGGTTCCACTCCCGTCGATTTTGCCTATCGCATCCATTCGGAAGTCGGCAATCATTGTACGGGAGCGCGAGTCAACGAACGGATGGTTCCCCTGGGCACTCGCTTAAACAATGGCGATATTGTCGAAATTCTCACGCAAAAGAATAGCCATCCCAGTTTAGATTGGCTCAAATTCGTGAAAACCGGAGGAGCGCGCAACCGCATTCGCCAATGGTACAAGCGATCGCATCGCGACGAAAACCTGGCTAGAGGGCGAGAATTGCTCGAGAAAGAAATGGGCAAAAAAGGCTTTGAAGCTTTGTTAAAGTCCGAACCCATGCAACTAGTGGCCGAGCGCTGCAACTACCATAGCGTTGACGATCTGCTCGCCGCTTTAGGATATGGCGAAATGACCTTAAATTTAGTCGTCAATCGCTTGCGAGAAGCCATTCGCGCCACCCAACCCATAGAAACCAGCGAAATACCTCTCGGGATAGAAAATCGCGATGGGGGCAACTCCCATCGCACCTCGGGGAGTTCGAGCAGCGACAGCGGCTCGCCGATTATTGGCATTGAAGGCTTGCTTTATCATTTAGCCGGATGTTGCAACCCCATTCCCGGAGAAAGCATCATTGGCGTTGTCACGCGCGGGCGGGGGATTTCCATTCATCGTCAAGGATGTCATAATGTGGAAAACGTGGAAGGCGATCGCCTAATTCCAGTAAGTTGGAATAACAAAGATTCCGACTCGAGTTGTTCGACCTCCTACATCGTGCAAGTGCAGATCGAAACCATCGATCGCGTCGGCATCCTCAAGGATATTCTCGCTCGACTCAGCGATCGCGGCATTAACGTGCGCAATGTCAACGTCCAAACCAGTCCCGGCAAACCAGCACTCATTAACCTGGGTATGGAAATCCGCGATCGCAAACAACTCGAATGGGTCTTTACCCAAATTAAAAATATGAGCGACGTACTCAATTTGCGTCGGTTAGGACAAGTTGAAGAAGTCTGTCACGAACATGAATAA
- the patD gene encoding heterocyst frequency control protein PatD: protein MLSERYKQVYECFVECLQQLSEVAIAPASAEELVAACDRVQDFFVREIAELTGEEEGKSVAPLWQSVHTEMHREMKLLMTEMTFYRIARSPGMQEQRKIKIGDRSGKLISYCHTILEID, encoded by the coding sequence ATGCTATCGGAACGATATAAACAAGTTTATGAATGCTTTGTGGAGTGCTTGCAGCAGCTTTCTGAGGTTGCGATCGCGCCGGCGAGTGCGGAGGAGTTGGTGGCGGCCTGCGATCGCGTACAAGACTTCTTTGTCCGGGAAATCGCGGAGTTAACGGGTGAAGAGGAAGGAAAATCTGTGGCGCCGTTGTGGCAGTCGGTGCATACGGAGATGCATCGGGAGATGAAGTTGTTGATGACGGAGATGACGTTTTATCGGATTGCGCGATCGCCAGGGATGCAGGAGCAGCGTAAAATTAAGATTGGCGATCGGTCTGGCAAGCTTATCAGTTATTGTCATACCATTCTGGAGATTGATTAA
- the map gene encoding type I methionyl aminopeptidase produces MNILTKLFPKPPILTGFGRRNRAIATKSDAEIKIMEESSKIVATVLKEITEYVRPGMTTMDLDVYAEKRIGEMGATPSFKGYHGFPSSICACINQQVVHGIPSRKQKIQSGDLLKVDTGAYYEGFHGDSCITIAVGKVSKPARKLMEVAEQALYAGIGQVKAGNHLLDIAGAIEDCVQPHGYSIVENYTGHGVGRNLHEQPSVFNFRTNQLPNVELRAGMTLAIEPIINQGSKVTRVLPDRWTVVTVDNSLSAQFEHTVLVTEDGYKILTDRTAV; encoded by the coding sequence ATGAATATTTTAACCAAACTTTTTCCTAAACCCCCGATCCTCACTGGGTTTGGCCGGCGCAACCGAGCGATCGCAACCAAATCGGATGCCGAGATTAAAATTATGGAAGAGAGTAGTAAAATTGTTGCTACTGTTCTCAAAGAAATTACAGAATACGTGCGGCCGGGGATGACCACCATGGATCTGGATGTTTATGCCGAAAAGCGGATTGGCGAAATGGGAGCCACTCCCAGTTTTAAAGGCTATCACGGCTTTCCCAGTTCGATTTGTGCGTGTATCAATCAGCAAGTAGTCCATGGCATCCCCTCGCGCAAGCAGAAAATCCAGTCGGGGGATCTCTTGAAAGTCGATACAGGAGCGTATTACGAAGGGTTTCATGGCGACTCTTGCATTACCATTGCTGTTGGGAAAGTCTCGAAACCGGCTCGCAAGCTGATGGAAGTGGCGGAACAAGCCTTGTATGCGGGGATCGGTCAAGTTAAAGCGGGAAATCATCTGCTCGATATTGCCGGCGCGATCGAAGACTGCGTGCAACCCCATGGCTATAGTATTGTTGAAAATTATACCGGTCATGGAGTGGGGCGCAATTTGCACGAACAACCGTCCGTCTTTAACTTTCGTACGAATCAACTACCCAACGTCGAGCTGCGCGCTGGAATGACATTGGCGATCGAACCCATTATCAACCAAGGTTCAAAAGTTACTCGGGTTTTGCCCGATCGCTGGACAGTGGTTACCGTCGATAATTCATTATCCGCCCAATTCGAGCATACCGTACTAGTTACCGAAGATGGCTATAAAATTCTTACCGATCGCACTGCGGTCTAG
- the ilvA gene encoding threonine ammonia-lyase, biosynthetic encodes MLCDYLVQILTARVYDVAEETPLEVATNLSKRLNNNVLLKREDMQSVFSFKLRGAYNRMAKLPPELLAKGAIASSAGNHAQGVALAARQLGTRALIVMPVTTPQVKVNAVRSYGGEVVLHGENYDAAYARARELEAEKGLTFIHPFNDPDVIAGQGTIGMEILRQYQQPIHAIFVAIGGGGLISGIAAYVKRIHPETKIIGVEPVDSDAMNQSLKAGKRVRLPQVGLFADGVAVREVGEETFRLCQEYVDEIILVKTDDTCAAIKDMFEDTRSIVEPAGALAIAGAKAYVEREGIEGETLVAVACGANMNFDRLRFVAERAEFGERREAIFAVTIPEQPGSLRRFCDCLGTRNLTEFNYRIADRQDAHIFVGVQVKDRDDAGQIAQTFEDTGFKTLELTDDELTKLHLRHMVGGRSQLAEHELLYRFEFPERPGALMKFVASMSPNWNISLFHYRNNGADYGRIVVGVQVPPAEMPEWKAFLETLGYRYWDENENPAYKLFLG; translated from the coding sequence ATGCTTTGCGATTATCTCGTTCAAATCCTCACAGCTCGCGTTTACGATGTCGCTGAAGAAACGCCCCTAGAAGTTGCCACAAATCTCTCGAAGCGACTGAATAACAACGTGCTGCTGAAACGAGAAGATATGCAGTCCGTGTTTTCATTTAAGTTGCGCGGCGCTTATAACCGCATGGCGAAACTGCCTCCAGAACTACTTGCCAAAGGCGCGATCGCATCTTCGGCAGGAAATCACGCTCAAGGAGTGGCTCTGGCAGCGCGACAGTTGGGGACTCGCGCCTTAATTGTGATGCCGGTAACGACGCCACAAGTGAAAGTCAATGCGGTGCGGTCGTATGGCGGAGAAGTGGTGTTACATGGCGAAAATTACGATGCTGCCTACGCTCGCGCTCGGGAGTTGGAAGCGGAGAAAGGGCTAACATTTATACACCCGTTTAACGACCCTGATGTGATTGCCGGACAGGGAACCATCGGTATGGAAATTCTGCGACAATATCAGCAACCCATTCACGCTATTTTTGTCGCTATTGGCGGCGGAGGATTAATTTCTGGTATCGCAGCTTATGTCAAACGCATCCATCCGGAAACCAAAATTATTGGCGTCGAACCGGTAGATTCGGATGCCATGAATCAGTCTTTAAAAGCAGGAAAGCGAGTGCGTTTGCCACAAGTTGGCTTATTTGCAGATGGGGTTGCGGTGCGCGAAGTTGGCGAGGAAACATTTCGTCTCTGTCAAGAATATGTGGATGAAATTATTTTGGTGAAAACCGACGATACTTGCGCGGCAATTAAGGATATGTTTGAAGATACGCGCTCCATTGTCGAACCTGCTGGCGCGTTAGCGATCGCAGGCGCTAAAGCTTATGTAGAGCGAGAAGGTATTGAAGGAGAAACCTTAGTCGCAGTGGCTTGCGGCGCGAATATGAATTTCGATCGCCTCCGCTTCGTCGCCGAGCGGGCAGAATTTGGAGAGCGAAGAGAAGCTATTTTTGCCGTAACAATTCCGGAACAACCGGGAAGTTTGCGCCGGTTTTGCGATTGTTTGGGGACTCGGAATTTAACTGAGTTTAATTATCGCATTGCCGATCGCCAAGACGCCCATATTTTTGTCGGCGTGCAAGTCAAAGATCGCGACGATGCCGGACAGATCGCGCAAACCTTTGAAGACACCGGATTCAAAACTCTAGAATTAACCGACGACGAGTTAACCAAATTGCATTTACGGCATATGGTAGGCGGGCGATCGCAACTCGCCGAACACGAGTTATTATACCGCTTTGAGTTCCCCGAACGACCGGGCGCGCTGATGAAGTTTGTCGCATCCATGAGTCCCAACTGGAACATTAGTTTATTCCACTATCGTAACAACGGCGCGGACTACGGCCGCATCGTCGTTGGAGTGCAAGTTCCTCCCGCCGAAATGCCGGAATGGAAAGCCTTTCTGGAGACTCTCGGCTATCGCTATTGGGATGAAAACGAGAATCCGGCGTATAAGTTGTTTTTGGGATAA